Proteins encoded within one genomic window of Xylophilus sp. GOD-11R:
- a CDS encoding acetolactate synthase catalytic subunit, giving the protein MAEGLARHGVTHLFGQSLPSMVHLAARELGMKQIAYRQENTGGYMADAYARLTGKVGIVTAQNGPAAALLVAPLMEALKVSVPVIALVQDVARDQTDRNAFQEVDHESMFRPCCKWVRRVTEASRIDDYLDMAFVAATSGRPGPAVLMLPADLLLDPAPPAGRRAASLGRFPLDRALPGPAALDAAAALLASAVNPVVIAGGGVHLSGASAELARLQEVASLPVATTVMGKGGVDEHHPLSLGVTSYFTGPNGGARYLKQLVADADVVLLVGNRTNQNGTDSWKLYPEGARFIHIDVDAQEVGRNYEAMRLIGDARLTLAALADRLQASDLSRRRAGRAAVEAAIAQGRERHRLEVATLVGSDSAPVRPERVMAEIDRRLDPDSVVVADASYSSIWIANYLRSRGAGMRFVTPRGLAGLGWGFPMALGARVARPDSPIFCVVGDGGFAHAWAELETAVRMKLKVVLVVLNNGILGYQKHAENVKFGAFTDACEFAPVDHAAIARAVGANGVRVDRPDQLGAALDAALAADATTLIDVVTDPDAFPPVSWYEVV; this is encoded by the coding sequence ATCGCCGAGGGGCTGGCGCGCCACGGCGTCACCCACCTCTTCGGCCAGAGCCTGCCGTCGATGGTGCACCTGGCCGCGCGCGAACTCGGCATGAAGCAGATCGCCTACCGGCAGGAGAACACCGGCGGCTACATGGCCGACGCCTATGCCCGGCTGACCGGCAAGGTGGGCATCGTCACCGCGCAGAACGGCCCCGCCGCCGCCCTGCTGGTGGCTCCGCTGATGGAGGCGCTGAAGGTGTCGGTGCCGGTGATCGCGCTGGTGCAGGACGTGGCGCGCGACCAGACCGACCGCAACGCCTTCCAGGAGGTCGACCACGAGTCGATGTTTCGCCCCTGCTGCAAATGGGTGCGCCGCGTGACCGAGGCCAGCCGTATCGACGACTACCTCGACATGGCGTTCGTCGCCGCCACCAGCGGCCGGCCCGGCCCCGCCGTGCTGATGCTGCCGGCCGACCTGCTGCTGGACCCGGCACCGCCGGCGGGCCGCCGCGCCGCCTCGCTCGGACGCTTTCCGCTCGACCGCGCACTGCCCGGACCCGCCGCGCTCGACGCCGCCGCCGCCCTGCTGGCATCGGCCGTCAACCCGGTGGTGATCGCCGGCGGCGGCGTGCACCTGTCGGGCGCGTCGGCCGAACTCGCGCGGCTGCAGGAAGTGGCCAGCCTGCCGGTGGCCACCACGGTGATGGGCAAGGGCGGCGTGGACGAGCACCATCCGCTGTCGCTCGGCGTCACCAGCTACTTCACCGGTCCCAACGGCGGCGCCCGTTACCTCAAGCAGCTGGTGGCCGATGCCGACGTGGTGCTGCTGGTGGGCAACCGCACCAACCAGAACGGCACCGACTCCTGGAAGCTCTACCCCGAAGGCGCGCGCTTCATCCACATCGACGTGGATGCCCAGGAGGTCGGCCGCAACTACGAGGCGATGCGGCTGATCGGCGACGCGAGACTTACCCTCGCCGCGCTGGCCGACCGGCTGCAGGCGAGCGACCTGTCACGGCGCCGCGCCGGCCGCGCGGCGGTGGAAGCGGCCATCGCCCAGGGCCGCGAACGGCATCGCCTGGAAGTGGCGACGCTGGTCGGCAGCGACTCCGCGCCGGTGCGCCCGGAACGCGTGATGGCCGAGATCGACCGCCGCCTCGACCCCGACAGCGTGGTCGTGGCCGACGCCAGCTATTCGTCCATCTGGATCGCCAACTATTTGCGCTCGCGCGGCGCCGGCATGCGCTTCGTCACGCCGCGCGGCCTGGCGGGCCTCGGCTGGGGCTTTCCGATGGCGCTGGGCGCGCGGGTGGCGCGGCCGGATTCGCCGATCTTCTGCGTGGTGGGCGACGGCGGTTTCGCCCACGCCTGGGCCGAGCTGGAGACCGCCGTGCGCATGAAGCTCAAGGTGGTGCTGGTGGTGCTTAACAACGGCATCCTGGGCTACCAGAAGCACGCCGAAAACGTGAAGTTCGGCGCCTTCACCGACGCCTGCGAATTCGCTCCGGTCGACCATGCGGCCATCGCCCGCGCCGTGGGCGCCAACGGCGTTCGGGTGGACCGGCCCGACCAGCTCGGCGCCGCGCTCGACGCCGCATTGGCGGCCGACGCCACCACGCTGATCGACGTGGTGACCGACCCGGACGCCTTCCCGCCGGTCAGCTGGTACGAGGTGGTCTGA
- a CDS encoding zinc-dependent alcohol dehydrogenase — MLALRKTAASPGLSLDEVDEPGRPGAGEVLIEVAAAGICGSDVHVYEWTGSYEFMRRRLPVTLGHEFSGRIAAVGPEVSGLAEGDLVSAIPTIGCMKCTNCAAGFPQRCEFRRTIGLTSDGAFARLVRVPALACVALREGTDPVLAALMEPLCVGDNAAEVGAVSSGDTVLVLGPGTIGQAIARAAAWRGATTIVMAGLNDTARLETARRIGATHTLDLADTPDLAAGFLAATGGRPADVVFEATGHPASIQQGLSVLRKDGILVTAGIHAQPAAIDLTSLVRNRQQIRGAHASRRRSWEVMARRLYETPEAVRPFVSLVMGLDRAIDGFEQSRARGVSKVVLQPGLTAGAS; from the coding sequence ATGCTGGCCCTGCGCAAGACCGCGGCCTCGCCCGGCCTGTCGCTCGACGAGGTGGACGAGCCCGGTCGGCCCGGCGCGGGCGAGGTGCTGATCGAAGTCGCGGCAGCCGGCATCTGCGGCTCCGACGTGCACGTCTACGAATGGACCGGCAGCTACGAGTTCATGCGCCGGCGCCTGCCGGTGACGCTGGGCCACGAGTTCAGCGGGCGCATCGCCGCCGTCGGCCCGGAGGTCTCGGGCCTGGCCGAGGGCGATCTGGTGTCTGCCATTCCCACCATCGGCTGCATGAAGTGCACCAACTGCGCCGCGGGCTTTCCCCAGCGGTGCGAGTTCCGCCGCACCATCGGCCTGACCAGCGACGGCGCCTTCGCCCGCCTGGTGCGGGTGCCGGCGCTGGCCTGCGTGGCTTTGCGCGAGGGCACCGACCCGGTCCTGGCCGCGTTGATGGAGCCGCTTTGCGTGGGCGACAACGCCGCCGAAGTCGGCGCGGTGAGTTCCGGCGACACGGTACTGGTGCTGGGCCCCGGCACCATCGGCCAGGCCATCGCGCGCGCCGCCGCCTGGCGCGGCGCCACCACCATCGTGATGGCCGGCCTGAACGACACGGCGCGGCTGGAAACCGCGCGCCGCATCGGCGCCACCCACACGCTCGACCTGGCCGACACGCCGGACCTCGCCGCCGGCTTTCTGGCGGCCACCGGCGGGCGCCCGGCCGATGTGGTGTTCGAGGCCACCGGCCATCCGGCGAGCATTCAGCAGGGCCTGTCGGTGCTGCGCAAGGACGGCATTCTGGTCACCGCCGGCATCCACGCCCAGCCCGCCGCGATCGACCTGACTTCGCTGGTGCGCAACCGTCAGCAGATCCGTGGCGCCCACGCCTCGCGCCGCCGCAGCTGGGAAGTGATGGCGCGCCGGCTATATGAAACACCCGAGGCGGTGCGGCCCTTCGTGTCGCTGGTGATGGGGCTGGACCGCGCCATCGATGGCTTCGAGCAGTCGCGGGCGCGCGGTGTCTCCAAGGTGGTGCTGCAGCCGGGCCTGACGGCGGGCGCGTCATGA
- a CDS encoding enoyl-CoA hydratase-related protein, whose translation MSGSPSAPDEVVRYELRDGHTAVITLDRPEARNAVNGAVAAAMEALIDRTERDPEIRAVVLASSHPEVFSAGADLKEIAAGRRAGLRTERGGFAGLVFARRDKPWIAAVDGKALAGGCELVLACDMVVASTAASFGLPEVLRGLVAAAGGLYRLPRVLPPNVALELIATALPIDATRAHHFGFVNRLTAPGQALDEALLLARQIGANAPIAVRESLRVARAALDRIEPELRQRSAEAIATVAASDDYQEGPRAFIEKRAPRWTGR comes from the coding sequence ATGAGCGGCTCGCCGTCCGCGCCGGACGAAGTCGTTCGCTACGAACTGCGTGACGGCCACACCGCCGTGATCACGCTCGACCGGCCCGAGGCGCGCAACGCCGTCAACGGCGCGGTGGCCGCCGCCATGGAGGCGCTGATCGACCGCACCGAGCGTGATCCGGAGATCCGCGCGGTCGTGCTCGCGAGTTCGCATCCCGAGGTGTTCTCGGCCGGTGCCGACCTGAAGGAAATCGCCGCCGGCCGACGTGCCGGCCTGCGCACCGAGCGCGGAGGCTTCGCCGGACTGGTGTTCGCCCGCCGCGACAAACCCTGGATCGCCGCGGTCGACGGCAAGGCCCTGGCCGGCGGCTGCGAATTGGTGCTGGCCTGCGACATGGTGGTGGCCTCCACCGCCGCCAGCTTCGGCCTGCCCGAAGTGCTGCGCGGACTGGTCGCGGCGGCCGGTGGCCTGTACCGGCTGCCGCGCGTGTTGCCGCCCAACGTGGCGCTGGAGCTGATCGCCACCGCGCTGCCGATCGACGCCACGCGCGCGCACCACTTCGGCTTCGTCAACCGCCTCACCGCCCCCGGACAGGCGCTGGACGAGGCCTTGCTGCTGGCGCGGCAGATCGGCGCCAATGCACCGATCGCGGTGCGCGAGAGCCTGCGGGTGGCCCGCGCCGCACTCGACCGCATCGAGCCCGAACTGCGCCAGCGCAGCGCCGAGGCCATCGCCACCGTGGCGGCCAGCGACGACTACCAGGAAGGCCCGCGCGCCTTCATCGAGAAGCGCGCACCCCGCTGGACCGGTCGTTAG